The sequence agttttagtattatatatatgaatatagtCAATACtattagtttaaaaattaaaagttgttatacaattaagtaattaatttattagttatataatattaaaagtataattaaatctctttttaaaaaactagaactattgtttaattaaaatattaatttgaatactaaaatataattaaaaggcCACTTTTTAGAGTTAGATCTATTATttgattgaaaatttaattaattagttaattaattaaaaataatataaaaatatataaatttaaattttatatatttaaagtaaataaacatGTCGAAGAAAATTTATGAgtcaatcaaaaaatttgttttaatactaaatatatattaattatttatttatatattatacgactgttattattattcttgaaATTAGTTTATAGataagatttaataaaaaattaatatttaatatttattataatatctttaaaataacaacaaaTTAACTAGTTTTTAGATATCCATTTATATTctatagtatttttaatatttaaaaagtttattaatacaataatacatgagttgttttaaagatattttttaattgattttaatattatatattaatactcTTGGGATAATTGATATTATCATTGTTTTATCaaaagttattatataattaaaagttaatttagtaaacatcatattaaaaatataatttaaaagttattttttaaaattagaattattatctaattataattaatttactatttatataatattaagatataattaatattgctattttttagaattagaatcattatttaattaaaattttaatttattattaattaattattaaaaaatttataaaattatacataaatttaaattttatattaaaatataaatataaatattaaaaaatttatctaaaaaattaatatatataaatataatattatttaaaaaaataaaaagagatgtcacggaaaatattaataaaaaattatattaaagtcTTCAAGGTTTGACCGGAGAAACCTTCCATGTTTTCGAATATGGTTTATAGTgccttatttttataatattttcttaaatttaaagattcGGAACTTTAGttctctaattaaaaaaaaatggcttAATGAgcaaatctatttttttagtgATATAACATTTATGCGTATAATATTTATGACGAAAATCTACTGCTcgtaaaattgaaaaattcaatAGCTATAAATGAAATTTAGATAGTCAATTGCAAAAGTTTAAGGATCCAAACATATATGTAGATAATATTTCAAGATTAAAGAAATCTCATGCTAGCCACCAACCATTACAAATGCACAACAGACTTCAAAATACAGTTTATTTTGCAGGGTTAAGGGAAAACCccaagaaattatattaattaaatcgaAAGAAGAAACAATCGAGAAAATCAAAGGAATCATTAAAGTGGAttgaaatttgattaattttaagaatttaaaaacccccattttataattattatttccttcCCAAATAAAGGTTGGAAGTTACCGGTTCTTATAAAACCCACTAGTACAAAATGTAAGGAAATCATATACATCGTTTAACTAACATTTAACATTTATTATATAGCCGATGGAGGATTTTTGTGCTTTTTATCtttgaattttgatgaattccaCATGGGTTAGCTCTTTGCTGTACCAATAGATATATGGTTGATGAATAATGTGGTGTCTTTTATAAGCTTTGGTGTTAGCAATACTCAAGTGGCAACTATTTGGAGGTAGAGGTTCTGAGTTCAAATCTCCACTTTTGCACTAGATGAGACTTCGccgataaaagaaaatagatacTAAAATAGATACTATTTAAGATACTAAAATAGATACTATTTATTGTGCAACCCATCGCCCGGTAGATTTTCTATGGATAAAAATAAGTGTAGGAATGTTAGTCCTGCTTATTCATtgcacattttatttttaaggagaaagaattaattattaaaaaaagaccAAACCTTCCAATTCCACTAATCAAATaaactgaaagaaaataaaaaaagaatgaaaataaaatagaaaaaaaaactttttatatttaaaaaagagaaaaaaaaaaagaaaaaaattattgttttcaaCCCTAAATTTCCTTTccactttgaaataaaaataaaagaaagaaaaaaataatgttcttattttctttcagctttaaagaaaaatctgaGAGAGAGAACTTTTTTATAATCGATCCAGTGTGCCTTGACAGGTGATCAAATCCATGATAAactattttccttttccaagCACACATCATTAAAAActtacatataatataatctCTGCAAAATTTACAACCAACATTTGTAATCTAGTCCTTCATGATCAAGGTTATCAATACCATTCCGATAGGTGCTACGAATGTTCTAttgaaatcatattatttccGGTCCACTTTAGTATGAAGAATTTATCATTACAGATTTGAATGCATAGTAAGTTtagtaatttgattttaaagtttatatataaaacatgTTAATATTACCATATTACTAATTTacatatcaatttttatatttcattcaACCATCCAAAAGCTTATTCTATCCATGATGTGAATAAGCTTaacatcatttttctttactgCCATGTTAGTGCCTCTCCCTAATCCTCTGCTGCAATTCCATGCAACTCAATCAGAATAGTATAAGATCCTGCTAATATACAACACATAagattaaatatcaaaaaccCTTATTATAGTCAGTCGAATTATCCCAAAACCAAAACCAAAACCACAACGACAAACAGAAAATGTAATCCCAAGAACACTACGTTGGACCAGTATTGGGGAACAATTGCATCAATGTGTCAAAAGGACTTTCAAACAATAAAAGACCTGAAGAAGGGAGCATCATAATGTTATGATATTACACTGACTGGAGGCGAATGCAATTTTTCCATATCCTGAATCTTTTGTGACAAGTCTACTGAAAAAATCGGTTGGAATTACCCAAAGGCTTCTTGATTAACTTGTTCTCATGATAATGTGCACTCCACTATCAGTATCCACGATCTCACTTATCTCACCAACCTTAAGAGCATATGTTGCATCTTCAAAAGGTTTCTGCATCTGGCCCCGGCTGAATGGACCTGTTGAAATATTTGCGTAAAGCTTTGTTTAGATTGAAGCATGATATACATCACAGTTAAATATACATGAAGTTACATTTGATTCAGCTAAAAAACTcggaagagagaaaaaaagactTTCCGTTCATAAGTACACACATAGACAGACAGGCATGGTCATGCAACTGGGATGGAGCAATGTGTTACTGTTATCTAACCTTTAGattcaaaagttaaaataagCAAAGAGGAATCCTCTCAGTAAAGATGCAGtcccagaaaaagaaatttctccAAAGAAATTCTGTATAAAGATCCATGGAGTTAGTTATTCCAGTAAGGATTTTGCCTTTCCATGCATCTGATAATGTGGATTTGagtattttgattaaattcaAAGGAATCTGTGCCTAACAATTCGTCctctctattttctttcttttgtttcgcCCTCGTCTTATCTTTCCTTAACAATTCTGCTATTACAGTATAAGGTTCAAAAACAGTCACCGCATCTTCCTTTTCTTGCATCAATTCAACTTCCTAATCTCTATCACCTATATAACTCATCAATTAATTGATACTTGCGAAACATAAAAGAACTAGCAACAGTCACTAAATCTCTCATACATCAGAAAGGCAAATGGAATTTTTTGCTGCAACCAAAAAAGTTACAAGTGTTCAGCTAAACTTAGTGTTACCTTAAAagttcttcattttcttactTCCCTTCTATGATTTAATAGAAGAAAGTAGCCCCCATTTTGAAGGTTCAAAGGGGGAAGGGTTGtcaaatattatcaatttCTAGATCTCACTTCATACAGATACAAATCTATGTCTTTTCCTCTTCAAACTTCAATTAATAATGCAAATATACTATATCCatctttatattaataagtaataaaaCAATATGAAAACGACTAACCTCTTTTGGCTTTTGACTTGAACTGAGTTTGATTTTCAGCCTAAAATTTACTTCTATTAAACTTTCATCTTtgcaaaattataaattgttcatataattttaaaacaataattgcTTGGGTAagattacaaataaaattaatgagttagttattattatttgcctGTTTGAATTCTTGTAATTACGTATCAGTTCATAACATGTTAATCAAAACCATACACTCCCAAGATGCTATGAAATCTAATCTGAAGTCAGAAGTTAAAAATTCATCCATTTCAGAAGAAAGGATTTCAAATGACAAATCCCAAATTGACCCACCCAAACGCACCCTAAGTTCATTTCAATTCCAAATAATGCATTGCCATTCTTTTAACAGTAACTCAAGAGCAGAGACTAATTACCAATacaaaatcctaaaaataacTGTAAAATAACACCAGGCACGAAAAACTGAAGCTACACGTTAACCAAATCTTTTATTACCATATTACAAGTAAACAATTTACGCAAAACCCTAATCGGTGctacaaaaccctaaaaattaAAGCTAAATTTAGAGATCTCCAAACTCTataacaaacaaacaaacaaacagataaggaaaagaaactaaCCGAGGTCGCCGCCGCGCTTAGCGGAGCTACAATCAGAGAAGCGAGAGGCAATATCCTCAAACTTAGCTTTGCCAGAAACGATGTCCTCACGGAAAGCTTTGAGTTGAGAAACAGCGGACTCTCTTGTCGTATTCTGAATGACGCGACCTTCTGGATCTTTCCAAGAGGCCTTTCTTCGAGAGCCTTGATGCTTTATAAGTATATGTGATGCCCTGACTTGATTGGTTGACGCCA comes from Ricinus communis isolate WT05 ecotype wild-type chromosome 5, ASM1957865v1, whole genome shotgun sequence and encodes:
- the LOC107260748 gene encoding peptidyl-prolyl cis-trans isomerase Pin1, with the translated sequence MASTNQVRASHILIKHQGSRRKASWKDPEGRVIQNTTRESAVSQLKAFREDIVSGKAKFEDIASRFSDCSSAKRGGDLGPFSRGQMQKPFEDATYALKVGEISEIVDTDSGVHIIMRTS